DNA sequence from the Sporocytophaga myxococcoides genome:
CAAATTCCTGATGTCAACGAAGATCTTGGAATCAAAATCAGCTTCCTAAATATTGACCCGGCAAAGGAAGAGTTTACATTTGCTGTAAATACCACCCAGAAAGATTATATCATTCTGAAAGCAATTGAAAAACCATTTATTAATATTCTTTGGATCGGAACTCTTGTGCTGGTGGCGGGTCTTCTGCTTGCTATGATCAGAAGATATCAGGAGTTTGCTAAAATGAGAGACAAAAACACTGAATAATTTTTAAATCTGCGAGCATGGGCTATAAAATAACTATGATCGGTTCGGGCAATCTGGCCAGTCATCTGGCCCCTGCTCTTGAAAATGCCGGGCATTTTGTGAATGAAGTATATTCACGAAATCCCAATTCAGCAAAAAACCTGTGTAGTATGTTATACAATGCTGCCTGCGTTTCAAGTCTGAATTTTACCCAAAGCAAGTCTGCAATTTTTATTATTGCAGTTAACGACGATGCTATAGAAGAAGTATCCGCTCAGATAAGCCTTCCTCCAAATGGAATTTTGCTTCATACTTCTGGTACCAAATCTATATCAATTTTATCCTGTTTCGAACATTTTGGAAGCCTATATCCACTGCAGACCTTTACAAAACGGAAAAAGGTTTCCTGGGAAGAAATTCCGATTCTCACAGAAGGCTCTGATGAAGAAACTTCCAAGCATATTTTAGCTTTAGGGAAGAGTATTTCCACAAAAGCATTTCAGGCTTCTGAAGAAAAAAGAAAGCTCGTCCACCTTTCTGCAGTTTTTTCAGCAAATTTTGCAAATCACCTGCTTTATATGGCTAAATCTATGCTGGACGAGAATGATATAGACTTTACCATACTGCAACCTCTGCTTTCTGAAACACTGAAAAAAGCGTTTGAAATAGATCCTATTAAAGCGCAAACGGGCCCTGCTGTACGGAAAGATATTTCAACTATAAGGGACCATTTAAAAATTCTTGACAATAAAGAAGATTTTAAGAAAATTTATAAAGACATTACAGAGAATATAATTAAAGTTCATTCACAATCTTAATTTTCATGAATAGCCAACATTCTGATTTTTCAAAAATCAACACTTTTCTTTTTGATGTAGATGGGGTTCTTACTGATGGAAGTATACAGGCTTTCTCAACCGGAGAACATGTTAGAAATTTTTATATTAAAGATGGATATGCCATTGAAAAAGCTCTGCAGAGCGGATATAACATCATTATTATAACAGGAGGGTTTGAAGAAGGAGTTTCCAAAAGATTAAAATTTCTAGGGATAAAAGATGTTTTCATGGGGGTAAAAGACAAACTTGCAGTATACAATGAATACCTGCACGATAAACATCTGGACAAAAGTTCAATTTTATACATGGGGGACGATCTTCCTGATCTTAAAATGCTTAAATTGGTTGGAATGCCAACCTGCCCCAATGATGCCGTAGATGATATAAAAAACGTCTGCAAATATATTTCTCCTTATAATGGAGGACGCGGGGCAGTAAGAGATGTCATCGAAAAAGTAATGAAAGCTCAGGGCAAATGGCTGATAGATCAATGGTAAAAAATTAAAATATGCCAAGACCGGTAAAACTGCATTTAAAAACTTACTTCAAGGGGTTTGTTAAACTCATCCGGTTTAATAATCTTCTGATTTTGTTTTTTTCTCAGCTGTTTGTCTATTTTTTCCTTATTAAAGTTTTTCATGGTACTAAACCATTTAACTTCTCTTTCCTATTACTCACATTAGCTACAGTTTCCATAGCAGCAGCCGGATACATTATCAACGACTATTATGATATCAAAATTGACATCATTAATAAACCTGGAAGAGTTGTAATCGGACGAATATTCAAAAGGAGGACAGCAATGATCTTCCATTTTATTCTCAATGGCACCGGTATTATTGCCGGATTGATGATGGGATTGAGGCTAGGGGTTATTATTGCCTTTTGCAGTTTCCTGCTATGGCTTTACTCAAACCAATTAAAAAGACAACCACTTTCCGGAAATTTAGCTATATCCTTCCTTACCGGACTATCAATAATGCTTGTTGGAATATTTGCTAAAGAGCGCTACATCTCGGTTCTCGTTTATGCAGTCTTTGCCTTCTTTATATCCCTGATTCGGGAAATTGTAAAAGACATGGAAGATGTTAAAGGTGATGCAAATTTTGGCTGTAAAACATTGCCGATAATTTGGGGAATCCGAAAAACCAAATCATTCCTATTCATCATCGGAATAATTTTCATTGTCTCTCTTATCATAGGATACTTTTGGCTGATGAGAGAGAATCCTTATAATATATACTTTATTACATATAATCTCATTTTTGTTATTCTTCCATTTTTTATCTTCCTGATTTACCTTTCGAGGGCAGATACTATAACAGATTTTAAGAAATTAAGCACTTTTTGCAAGGTAATAATGCTTACCGGAGTACTGAGTATGCTTTTTGTCTAATCTTATTATATATTTGCATCCTTAAAATCAAAAATCCCTTGCCCGTTAAAATTGCAATATTTTGTTCCGGTTCAGGTTCAAATGCACAAAAAATTATTGAGTATTTTCAGGAGCATAAAAGTGCAGAAGTAGTATTACTGCTCTCTAATAATAAAAATGCATACGCCCTGGAGCGTGCAAAATTGCTTGGAGTACCTACGCGCGTATTTGACAAAGCACAATTTTCTCAATCACCAATAATAGTAAATGAACTCAAAGAGTTAGGCGTAAATTGGATTATTTTAGCTGGTTTTTTATGGCTAGTTCCTGAAAATCTGATTGAAGCATTTCCCAATTCAATTGTAAATATTCATCCCGCATTACTTCCATCCTATGGAGGAAAAGGAATGTATGGCATGTATGTTCATGAAGCTGTTGTAAAGGCTAAGGAAAAAGAAAGCGGCATAAGCATCCATATGGTAAATAAAGAATACGACAAAGGAACAATCGTATTTCAGGCAAAATGCTTTCTAACTGATGAAGATACTGCCGAAACTCTTGCAAAAAAAATACAAGCACTTGAACACGAACACTTTCCTAAAGTGATCGATGCGCTTATTTGTTCAAAAACATATAATCCTATTTCCTGAAATTTTAAAAAGTAAATAATGAATCCAAGAAAAATTAAATCTGCCCTTATATCAGTTTATTATAAAGACGGACTTGACAGAATAGTTAAACTTCTTGACAAACAGGGCGTTAAAATCTATTCC
Encoded proteins:
- a CDS encoding Rossmann-like and DUF2520 domain-containing protein is translated as MGYKITMIGSGNLASHLAPALENAGHFVNEVYSRNPNSAKNLCSMLYNAACVSSLNFTQSKSAIFIIAVNDDAIEEVSAQISLPPNGILLHTSGTKSISILSCFEHFGSLYPLQTFTKRKKVSWEEIPILTEGSDEETSKHILALGKSISTKAFQASEEKRKLVHLSAVFSANFANHLLYMAKSMLDENDIDFTILQPLLSETLKKAFEIDPIKAQTGPAVRKDISTIRDHLKILDNKEDFKKIYKDITENIIKVHSQS
- a CDS encoding KdsC family phosphatase, translated to MNSQHSDFSKINTFLFDVDGVLTDGSIQAFSTGEHVRNFYIKDGYAIEKALQSGYNIIIITGGFEEGVSKRLKFLGIKDVFMGVKDKLAVYNEYLHDKHLDKSSILYMGDDLPDLKMLKLVGMPTCPNDAVDDIKNVCKYISPYNGGRGAVRDVIEKVMKAQGKWLIDQW
- a CDS encoding geranylgeranylglycerol-phosphate geranylgeranyltransferase, whose protein sequence is MPRPVKLHLKTYFKGFVKLIRFNNLLILFFSQLFVYFFLIKVFHGTKPFNFSFLLLTLATVSIAAAGYIINDYYDIKIDIINKPGRVVIGRIFKRRTAMIFHFILNGTGIIAGLMMGLRLGVIIAFCSFLLWLYSNQLKRQPLSGNLAISFLTGLSIMLVGIFAKERYISVLVYAVFAFFISLIREIVKDMEDVKGDANFGCKTLPIIWGIRKTKSFLFIIGIIFIVSLIIGYFWLMRENPYNIYFITYNLIFVILPFFIFLIYLSRADTITDFKKLSTFCKVIMLTGVLSMLFV
- the purN gene encoding phosphoribosylglycinamide formyltransferase, whose product is MPVKIAIFCSGSGSNAQKIIEYFQEHKSAEVVLLLSNNKNAYALERAKLLGVPTRVFDKAQFSQSPIIVNELKELGVNWIILAGFLWLVPENLIEAFPNSIVNIHPALLPSYGGKGMYGMYVHEAVVKAKEKESGISIHMVNKEYDKGTIVFQAKCFLTDEDTAETLAKKIQALEHEHFPKVIDALICSKTYNPIS